In the Tessaracoccus lacteus genome, CCATGCCGGCGACGAACTCGCGCTTGGAGCTCTGCCAGCCGTCCTCCGTCATGCCGGTACGCCAGTAGCCGGAGATCGACACGTTGGCGCGGTCGAGGCCCAGCTCGACGAACAGGTAGCGGCGCAGGTCCTTGACCATCTCTGCGACGCCGTGGACGAACCAGGCGACGCCCTTGTCGGTGGGCGCCTGCGCGCGGACGGTCTCGGCCAGCCTCGACCCGTACGGGGCACCGGCGCGCGCGACCCAGACGACCTCGACGCCCTCGCCCTCCGGGACAGCGAAGCGCGAGTCGTCGTCGGCGACCTCCAAGAATGCGATGGCGCGGGCGCCGGCGGGCAGCGACTCCAGCGCGGCAGAGATCGCGGGCGCCGCGGCCTCATCGCCGGCCAGCACGTAGCTGGTGTGCTCCGCATCGGGCGCCCACGCGCCGCCCGGACCGAAGAAGCCGATCTCGTCGCCCACCTTCGCGCGCGCCGCCCAGGGGCCGGCCAGGCCGTCTTCGCCGTGCTCGACGAAGTCGACGGTGATCGTCCCGGACTCGGCGTCGTGCGTCCGCAGCGAGTACGTCCGGGTCACCGGCGCGTGCTCCGGGCACCGCTCACGGACAACCTCAGGGTCGAACGGCGCCGAGTAGGGCGCCCCCGCGGGCGGGAACAGGATCTTGATGTAATGGTCGGTGAACGGCAGGTCCGCCCCCGCCAGGTCGGGGCTGGCGAACGTCAGTCGGACGAGGCAGGGGGAGACCCGTTCGGTCGCGGTGACCGTGGCATGGCGCAGGACGCGCTGACGCGGTGGCATGTGTCTCCTTTGAGCATGGGTAGTTTCGTCAGCCTAACCTTTCTCAAACCCTGTCGCTCCCCGATGTCCAGAGCCCCGCCGGTTCCGCCTCGGGGCATTTCGCGAAGGGCTCAAGCGGGGGCGGCATCGTCGGGCGGCGCGCCCCGGAGCTGGTCAGCCGCGCGAAGGGGTGGGCGGACGCGGGTCGAAGATTCGTCGGACCACCTGTGAACGCAGGGAGTCGGCAACGCTGAAGATCCGCAAGGCGGCCACCTGCGGCTGCGCGACCTCGGCCGACGCGTCGCCCCTGGCCATCGGGGACACCAGGGCGGAGGTGGACGCGAAGCTTCACTCGCACGGCCGCCTCGACTACGCCGACGGCGGCCACGAGGACTGGCGCTACACCTACTGCGGCAGCGACGTGCAGTGGGTGTGGGTGACGTTCGAGGACGGCGTCGCGGTCGACACGGCCTGGATCGAGTGAGCCGGAGCGCCGCCGGGGATGGCTCCCCGGCGGCGCGTCACGGTCAGGCCTCGTCGCGGCGTCGGCGTGTGCCTGCCAGGGCCAGCAGTCCGACCAGGGCCAGCAGGCCGACCCCGAACGAGACTCCCTGGCCGCCGCCCGCGTTGGGCAGCCTGACCACCGTCACCGTGCCCTCCGCGCTGGCCTCCACCACGTCGTCCGACGCGTCGGAGGTGGCCGTGGCGACGTTGATGATGTCGCCGCTAGCGTCCGCCGACACGTACACGGTCAGGTCGACGGTGGCCGTCTGCCCGACCTCGAGCCCGTCGACGAGGCAGGTGACCTCTTCGGCGTCCACCTCACACGAGCCGTCGGCCCCGGTGAGCTCCGCACCCCTGGCGACGAGGCCGTCCGGCATCGGGTCGGTGACCGTGACCGGGCCCGGATCGGCCGTCGGGCCCTGGTTCGTCACCGTGACGACGTAGTGCGCCGTCTTGCCCGTCATGAGGCCCCCGGTCAGCTCCTTGGTGATCGCCAGGGAACTCTGCGCCGGCACCTCCACCGTCGCGGTCGAGGAGTTGTCCGCGAGCGTCGCCGCGTCCTCCGGCGTGGTCGACGACACCGACGCCGTGTTGGCGACGGTCGGGTACGCGGCCGGCAGCACCCTGACCAGCACCGTGATCACCGGGGCGCTCTGGCCCGCGGCCAGCTCGGGCAGTGCGCACGAGACGGCTCCCGTCGAGGAGTCGAGGCCGCAGGACCAGCCCTCGCCCTCCGCGGAGACGGCCGTCAGGGAGGCTGGGAGCAGGTCGGAGACCAGCACCCCGCGGGCCATGGCGGGCCCGGCGTTGCGCACGGCCAGTTCGTAGGCGAACGTCTCGCCGACCACCGGCGTGCCCGTCGCCGTCTTCACGATCGACAGGTCGACCCGCTCCGCCACCGTGCCGGTGGCGGTCCCCGTGTTGTTGTCGGGGTCGGGGTCCAGCGTCGTGGCAGACACCGTCGCGGTGTTGACGATGTCGCCCGTCAGGGACTCGTCAGCCGTGACGTCGATCAGCAGCGTGAGCGACGCGGCGGGCGCCAGGACCTCGGCATAGGAGCAGTCCACCTCCTGGCCGTCGGCGGCGCATTCCCAGCCGTCGCCGGTGGCGGCGGCGAACGTGAGGCCGTAGGGCAGTGTGTCGACGATCGCGACACCGCGGGCCGTCGACGGGCCGAGGTTGGTGACCGTCAGTGCGTACCGACCTCCGGAGCCGGCGGTGATCGTCTCGGCGACGGCCTTCGTCAGCAGCAGGTCAGCGGACTCCCCGACGGGGGCGTTCGCGTGGTCGGTGTTGCCGTCACGGCTGCCGTCGGGCTCAGGCGTGAGGCCCGGCCAGACCTCGACCTCGTTGCGCACCGAGTCCTGCACACCGGGATCGATGAGCCCGACGATCGTGATCGCTGGGGCGCGCCCCACGGGAAGGTCGGACGTGAGGAGGCACTCCACGGTCTCGCGGCCGTCGACCACCTCACCGGCCGTGCAGGACCAGCCGGTTCCCTCGGCGGACACGAACGAGACGCCGGAAGGCAGCGTGTCCACGACGCGGATCGGGTCGTCGGGCGACGCGTCCGAGTTGGACGGGCCGCGGTTGATGACGTGGACCTCCCACTCGATCTGGTGCCCCGCCACCACATCGTCGGCCGCGGTCACGACCCCCTTCTCGACGGCGAGGTCGGCGACCTCCGCCACCGGGACAGTGTCGGTGCCGGTGTTGTTGGCGAGGTCGGGGTCCGCGGTGTCGCCAGGCGTGGCGGTGGCCGAGTTGGAGAGTTCACCGGCCAGAGCCTCGTCGAGCGCGACGCGCACGTCGACGCTCGCCGAGCCACCCGCCGGGATCGTCTGCTCGATGAGGCACACGACGAGTTGCGGGTCGGCGGGGTCGACGCTGCACGCGTCGGAGGACCGATCCGGGACGAACGTGGTGCCGTCCTCCAGTCGGTCGGTCACCGTGATGGGCGAGGCCTCGGACGCGACCGAGTCGCTCGGCCCGTCGTTGGCGACGGTGACCGTCCAGGTGAACTCCTCGCCGGCGACCGCCGGCAGCTCGGGGTCGTGGGACTTGGTGACGACGAGGTCGGCGGAGGTCACCAGCGTCCCGTCGACGCCGTCGGTGTTGTTGACCGGGTCGGGGTCGGGAGTCGCGGAGGTGACCGTCGCCGTGTTGGTGACGTCGCCGGTCAGGTCCGCCGCGGCGGACACCTCGATCTCCAGCGTCACGGCCTCCGGGCCGGGAACGATCGACCCGTCGTAGGCGCACTCGATGACCTGCGCGTCAGCGGACGACGGCGC is a window encoding:
- a CDS encoding siderophore-interacting protein; translation: MPPRQRVLRHATVTATERVSPCLVRLTFASPDLAGADLPFTDHYIKILFPPAGAPYSAPFDPEVVRERCPEHAPVTRTYSLRTHDAESGTITVDFVEHGEDGLAGPWAARAKVGDEIGFFGPGGAWAPDAEHTSYVLAGDEAAAPAISAALESLPAGARAIAFLEVADDDSRFAVPEGEGVEVVWVARAGAPYGSRLAETVRAQAPTDKGVAWFVHGVAEMVKDLRRYLFVELGLDRANVSISGYWRTGMTEDGWQSSKREFVAGMEEQEAAALAGNLSA